In Chryseobacterium sp., the genomic window ACCGAAGGCATTACTTAAAGCAAAGTTGATGTCTTTTTCCTTTGCTTCCCCAAATACAATATGGATATCCTGAGGAATATTCTCATCGATATGGTGAAGATTGATCGTCGGAGGGATAATACCATTCTGAATCGCTTTAATGGAAAGGATAGCTTCCACAGCACCTGCAGCCCCCAGTAAATGCCCGGTCATGGACTTTGTGGCACTGATATCAAGATTTTTACTTCCTTTAAATGCATTATTGATTGCTTTTAATTCAATGATATCTCCTATTGGAGTTGAAGTTGCATGCGGGTTGACGTAGTCAATATCTTCAATATTAGCGCCTGCTTCTTTGACCGCCAATTGCATTGCTTTGATGGCTCCCACTCCATCCGGATGAGGGGCCGTCATGTGATAAGCATCTGCTGTCATGGCAGCTCCGGCTAATTCTGCATAAATTTTGGCTCCTCTTGCCCTGGCGTGTTCATATTCTTCAAGTACCAGAGCTCCGGCGCCTTCTCCCATAACAAAACCGTCTCTTTCTGCATCATAAGGACGGCTGGCAGTTGCAAAATCATCATTTCTGGTAGACATAGCCTTCATAATTGAGAAGCCCCCGATGGAAGCCGGCGTAATAGCCGCTTCAGACCCTCCGCTGATGATTATCTTCGCTTTTCCCAGACGGATATAGTTGAAAGCATCCATCAAAGCTGTATTTCCTGTGGCACATGCAGAAACAGTCGTATAATTGATTCCCTGCAGCCCATATTTCATGGAAATCATTCCCGATGCCATATTGGCGATGAACTTAGGCACGAAAAACGGATTGAAACGAGGCGTACCGTCGCCCTGTGCGAAATCCATCACTTCTTTTTCAAAGGTCCACATACCGCCCTGCCCTGTACCCCAGATCACTCCGGTATCGAACGGGTCCATTTTTTCAAATTCCAGACCGGAATCTTTAACCGCTTCTGCGGATGCATACATTGCGTATTGAGTGAACAGGTCACTTCTTTTAATTTCATTATGGGTCAGGAAAGTTTTCGGATCAAAATTTTTGACCTCACAAGCAAACTTTACCTTAAATTTTTCTGTATTGAAATGGGTGATTAAACCAGCCCCACTGACTCCATTAATACTATTTTGCCAAAAATCTTCGACATTATTTCCCAAAGGCGTCACTGCGCCTAAACCTGTAATGACAACTCTTTTCATATTTAGTTACTAATTTTAAACAGATTAGATTTTCATGTGGTAACTCTGTTGGCTTACCCATGTTCCACTTTACTGCGTTCTTTTATCATTTAGTTTCCGCCTGCAATATTATCAATTTTCTTTCGCTATCGCCCTATAATGAGCTGTGTTATTTGCAGCATAATAAAAATGATCTTAAAAAACGCTATTTTATTTTATGATATTACTTCTCCAGGATCATGGTAACTCCCT contains:
- the fabF gene encoding beta-ketoacyl-ACP synthase II; translation: MKRVVITGLGAVTPLGNNVEDFWQNSINGVSGAGLITHFNTEKFKVKFACEVKNFDPKTFLTHNEIKRSDLFTQYAMYASAEAVKDSGLEFEKMDPFDTGVIWGTGQGGMWTFEKEVMDFAQGDGTPRFNPFFVPKFIANMASGMISMKYGLQGINYTTVSACATGNTALMDAFNYIRLGKAKIIISGGSEAAITPASIGGFSIMKAMSTRNDDFATASRPYDAERDGFVMGEGAGALVLEEYEHARARGAKIYAELAGAAMTADAYHMTAPHPDGVGAIKAMQLAVKEAGANIEDIDYVNPHATSTPIGDIIELKAINNAFKGSKNLDISATKSMTGHLLGAAGAVEAILSIKAIQNGIIPPTINLHHIDENIPQDIHIVFGEAKEKDINFALSNAFGFGGHNATLVFKKFR